The following proteins come from a genomic window of Achromobacter sp. AONIH1:
- a CDS encoding DUF4917 family protein, which translates to MPYLIQPWEAIAPNYRGTAILGNGASISVSPSFSYGSLLEHARANELIAPDVERLFAFFGTTDFELILRIVWQASNVNQSLQIPDQRTHEAYLRVRDCLIQSVQAIHPEFDQVSGHLPAIYRFLKHFDTVASLNYDLIVYWALMHGYDHDEEHAIKDCFGAGGVFQDDWRRLRTPIRRQRSTTLVFYPHGSLVLCRNRVEQEHKIRNADAGLLEAILTRWRSEEVVPLFVSEGTWQQKVSSIQNSYYLSTVYREVLGSERETLVIYGWGLGEQDIHLLQRMRGTGIRRVAVSVYGADQIYCNRVLPIIQGALGLVPVEFFDSQSAGCWNNQGA; encoded by the coding sequence ATGCCCTATCTGATTCAGCCGTGGGAGGCTATCGCCCCAAACTACCGAGGAACCGCCATATTGGGGAATGGCGCCAGCATTTCAGTCAGCCCTAGCTTTTCCTACGGCTCGTTGCTGGAACATGCGCGAGCGAACGAACTGATTGCCCCGGACGTCGAGCGGCTGTTCGCGTTCTTCGGGACGACAGACTTTGAGTTGATCCTGCGCATCGTGTGGCAGGCCTCGAACGTCAATCAATCACTGCAGATCCCGGACCAACGAACGCATGAGGCATACCTGAGGGTTCGGGACTGCCTCATCCAAAGCGTCCAGGCGATCCATCCCGAGTTCGACCAAGTCAGCGGGCATTTGCCAGCAATCTATCGATTCCTCAAGCACTTCGATACGGTTGCTTCGCTGAACTACGACCTCATCGTCTATTGGGCCCTGATGCATGGCTATGACCACGATGAAGAGCACGCCATCAAGGACTGCTTCGGTGCGGGCGGAGTGTTCCAGGATGATTGGCGCAGGCTGAGAACGCCGATCCGGCGCCAGCGCTCGACCACGCTGGTGTTCTATCCGCATGGCAGCCTGGTTCTGTGCCGCAATCGTGTCGAGCAGGAGCACAAGATTCGCAACGCCGATGCCGGACTGCTAGAAGCCATCCTGACGCGCTGGCGCAGCGAAGAGGTTGTGCCGCTGTTCGTGAGCGAGGGAACTTGGCAGCAAAAGGTGAGTTCGATCCAGAACAGCTATTACCTTTCTACGGTATATCGAGAGGTGCTGGGCTCCGAGCGCGAGACGCTCGTCATCTATGGATGGGGGCTGGGAGAGCAGGACATCCACCTGCTGCAGCGGATGCGAGGTACGGGCATCCGCCGCGTGGCGGTCTCCGTATACGGCGCAGACCAGATCTACTGCAATCGGGTGCTGCCGATCATCCAGGGGGCTTTGGGTTTGGTGCCTGTGGAGTTCTTCGACAGTCAAAGCGCCGGGTGCTGGAATAACCAGGGCGCCTAG
- a CDS encoding DsbA family protein: MTSTSHSVVKKSQRTWWLAAGCAVLSASLWGFLASPRPAGPVAVQQTGAEQMADPPWRYGPASARFTIVVYADLECPFCQSYTPVLRTWIDEHRDVSLQWHHLPLATHEPAASEEARWVECVGETFGHARFWEAVAWVYQNTRGGGQGLPPGTAFPDDASVQACLSSERSELTVRQQADQARNDGLKATPSIRLIDRSTNRSMALPGPIVGDALLSALDYLASEQLDEAQATQMPAETPSADAK, translated from the coding sequence ATGACCAGCACATCGCATTCCGTTGTCAAGAAATCCCAGCGCACCTGGTGGCTTGCTGCAGGCTGCGCGGTGCTTTCTGCGTCGTTATGGGGATTCCTCGCATCGCCTCGGCCTGCAGGTCCTGTGGCCGTTCAGCAGACCGGTGCCGAGCAGATGGCCGATCCGCCTTGGCGCTACGGCCCCGCCTCGGCGCGCTTCACTATCGTCGTCTACGCCGATCTGGAATGCCCGTTCTGTCAGTCCTACACTCCCGTGCTACGAACCTGGATCGATGAACATCGCGACGTCAGCCTGCAGTGGCATCACCTTCCGCTCGCGACACATGAGCCGGCAGCCAGCGAGGAAGCACGTTGGGTGGAGTGCGTGGGAGAGACATTCGGGCACGCTCGCTTCTGGGAGGCAGTCGCCTGGGTGTATCAGAATACGCGTGGTGGCGGCCAAGGATTGCCGCCTGGTACGGCCTTTCCCGACGATGCATCGGTGCAAGCCTGCTTGAGCAGCGAGCGTTCCGAGCTGACGGTGCGCCAACAGGCTGACCAGGCGCGCAACGATGGTCTCAAGGCCACCCCGTCGATTCGCCTGATCGACCGCAGCACGAATCGCTCGATGGCGCTCCCAGGGCCAATCGTGGGTGACGCACTATTGTCCGCTCTTGACTATCTGGCTTCCGAGCAACTCGATGAGGCGCAGGCAACCCAGATGCCCGCTGAGACCCCAAGCGCCGACGCAAAGTAG
- a CDS encoding conjugative transfer ATPase: MAWMLPWRRRTQHDASSSEHAQPDGWQRHVQALRDAGVRMPGEAVRGLRAATTADEQALYDVAPSFVSQLPWVEYLPESQCMLLEDGQSVAAFFELTPLGTEGREAAWLAQARDALENALQDSFDELDENPWVVQLYAQDEASFDHYLEMLRRYVQPRAQGSRFSEFYLKFFTHHLRAVANPGGLFEDTVVTRLRWRGQSRRVRLVVYRRAQGQSSRRGQTPEQALNTVCDRLAGGLNNAGIQARRLDAPAIHAWLLRWFNPHPTTLGPDAQDRERFYQLAAYPETTEADEIELASGTDFSQRLFFGQPRSDVDQGLWFFDGMPHRVMVTDRLRTPPVTGHLTGETRKGDAINTLFDQMPEDTTLCLTLVATPQDVLEAHLNHLAKKAVGETLASEQTLKDVHEARSLIGSSHKLYRGTLAFYLRGRDEAELDRRGLQLANVMLNAGLQPVREEDEVAPLNSYLRWLPCLYNPGADRRQWYTQLMFAQHAANLSPVWGRSQGTGHPGITFFNRGGGVITFDPFNRLDRQMNAHLFLFGPTGSGKSATLNNILNQVAAIYRPRMFIVEAGNSFGLFGDFAKRLGLTVNRVKLSPGSGVSLAPFADARRLIETPSDVQTLDADALDEEQPAPTDTSEADEQRDVLGELEITARLMITGGEDKEEARMTRADRSLIRQCILEAAQRCVAANRTVLTRDVRDALRERGRDTTLPETRRSRLLEMADAMDMFCQGTDGEMFDRPGTPWPEADVTVVDLATYAREGYNAQLSIAYISLISTVNNIAERDQFLGRPIVNVTDEGHIITKNPLLSPYVVKITKMWRKLGAWFWLATQNVDDLPKSAEPMLNMIEWWICLSMPPDEVEKIARFRELNPAQKALMLSARKEAGKFSEGVILSKSMEVLFRAVPPSLYLALAQTEPEEKAERFQLMQQYGIGELEAAFKVAEKIDRARGIDPLPYNDVFA, translated from the coding sequence ATGGCCTGGATGCTACCTTGGCGCCGCCGGACGCAGCACGACGCCTCATCCTCCGAGCATGCACAGCCCGATGGCTGGCAGCGCCATGTGCAGGCGCTGCGCGACGCAGGCGTGCGGATGCCGGGAGAGGCCGTGCGAGGCCTGCGCGCCGCCACGACCGCCGATGAGCAAGCCCTCTACGACGTAGCGCCGTCGTTCGTCTCGCAGCTCCCGTGGGTGGAATACCTGCCAGAGTCCCAGTGCATGTTGCTCGAAGACGGCCAATCGGTTGCCGCGTTCTTCGAGCTCACGCCCCTGGGCACCGAGGGCCGTGAGGCGGCCTGGCTGGCTCAGGCGCGTGACGCACTGGAGAACGCACTGCAAGACAGCTTCGACGAGTTGGACGAGAACCCCTGGGTTGTCCAGCTCTACGCCCAGGACGAAGCAAGCTTCGACCACTACCTGGAGATGCTGCGCCGCTACGTCCAGCCTCGCGCACAGGGCTCACGCTTCAGCGAGTTCTACCTGAAGTTTTTCACCCACCACCTGCGCGCCGTCGCCAACCCAGGAGGCCTTTTCGAGGACACCGTGGTGACCCGTCTGCGCTGGCGCGGCCAAAGCCGCCGCGTGCGCCTGGTGGTGTACCGCCGCGCGCAGGGCCAGAGCAGTCGACGTGGTCAGACGCCAGAACAGGCCCTCAACACCGTGTGCGATCGCTTGGCCGGTGGACTCAACAATGCTGGCATCCAGGCACGCCGGTTGGATGCGCCTGCGATCCATGCCTGGCTGCTGCGTTGGTTCAATCCCCACCCCACAACACTGGGTCCCGATGCGCAAGACCGTGAGCGCTTCTACCAACTGGCGGCCTATCCCGAGACCACCGAGGCCGACGAAATCGAGCTTGCCAGCGGCACGGACTTCAGCCAGCGCCTGTTCTTCGGCCAGCCGCGCTCGGACGTGGACCAGGGACTGTGGTTCTTCGATGGCATGCCGCACCGGGTCATGGTCACTGACCGGCTGCGCACGCCACCGGTCACAGGCCACCTTACAGGGGAGACACGTAAGGGCGATGCGATCAATACCCTGTTCGACCAGATGCCGGAAGACACCACGCTGTGCCTAACGCTGGTCGCCACGCCGCAGGACGTTCTTGAAGCTCACCTCAACCACCTCGCCAAGAAGGCCGTGGGCGAAACGTTGGCATCGGAACAGACCCTCAAGGATGTCCACGAGGCCCGCTCGCTGATCGGGAGTTCCCACAAGCTCTACCGCGGCACGCTGGCGTTCTACCTGCGCGGTCGTGATGAAGCCGAGTTGGACCGGCGAGGCCTGCAGCTCGCCAATGTCATGCTTAACGCCGGCCTGCAGCCGGTGCGCGAGGAAGACGAGGTGGCACCGCTCAACAGCTACCTGCGCTGGTTGCCCTGCCTCTACAACCCCGGCGCGGATCGCCGGCAGTGGTACACCCAACTGATGTTCGCCCAGCACGCGGCCAACCTGTCGCCTGTCTGGGGCCGCAGCCAGGGCACGGGCCATCCCGGCATCACGTTCTTCAACCGTGGCGGCGGGGTGATCACCTTCGACCCTTTCAACCGCCTGGACAGGCAGATGAACGCCCACCTGTTCCTGTTCGGTCCGACCGGCTCAGGAAAGTCGGCAACTCTGAACAACATCCTGAACCAGGTCGCAGCGATCTACCGTCCGCGCATGTTCATCGTCGAAGCAGGCAACTCATTTGGCCTGTTCGGCGACTTCGCCAAGCGCCTGGGTCTTACGGTAAACCGGGTCAAGCTCTCTCCGGGCTCCGGCGTCAGCCTGGCACCGTTCGCGGACGCCCGGCGCCTGATCGAGACCCCCAGCGACGTACAGACCCTGGACGCCGACGCCCTTGACGAAGAACAGCCCGCACCCACTGATACGAGTGAGGCAGACGAGCAACGCGATGTGCTCGGCGAACTGGAGATCACCGCACGGCTGATGATCACCGGCGGCGAGGACAAGGAAGAAGCGCGCATGACCCGCGCTGACCGCTCGCTGATCCGCCAGTGCATTCTCGAGGCCGCGCAGCGCTGTGTCGCGGCCAACCGCACCGTACTCACCCGAGACGTTCGCGACGCCCTGCGCGAACGCGGCCGCGACACCACGTTGCCCGAAACCCGGCGTTCCCGGCTGCTCGAAATGGCCGACGCCATGGACATGTTCTGCCAGGGCACAGACGGCGAGATGTTCGACAGACCGGGAACCCCATGGCCAGAGGCGGACGTCACGGTGGTGGACCTGGCCACCTATGCCCGCGAGGGCTACAACGCCCAGTTGTCCATCGCCTACATCTCCCTCATCAGCACGGTCAATAACATCGCCGAGCGCGACCAGTTCCTGGGGCGGCCCATTGTCAATGTAACTGACGAGGGCCACATCATCACGAAGAACCCATTGCTGTCGCCCTACGTGGTCAAGATCACCAAGATGTGGCGCAAGCTGGGCGCTTGGTTCTGGCTCGCCACGCAGAACGTGGACGACCTGCCCAAGTCCGCCGAACCGATGCTCAACATGATCGAGTGGTGGATCTGCCTGTCGATGCCGCCGGACGAGGTCGAGAAGATCGCGCGCTTTCGCGAACTGAATCCCGCACAGAAGGCGCTGATGCTCTCGGCCCGCAAGGAGGCAGGAAAGTTCAGCGAGGGCGTGATTCTGTCCAAGTCGATGGAGGTGCTGTTCCGCGCAGTACCGCCCAGCCTCTATTTGGCATTGGCCCAGACGGAGCCCGAAGAGAAGGCCGAACGCTTCCAGCTGATGCAGCAGTACGGCATCGGTGAACTCGAAGCGGCCTTCAAGGTTGCCGAGAAGATCGACCGCGCGCGCGGTATCGACCCGCTGCCATACAACGACGTGTTCGCCTGA
- a CDS encoding TIGR03756 family integrating conjugative element protein, with the protein MKTRIPRRLRISAAAALLCGATSSFALNTATIVSSTLSPDCLEYRVVGICYWLYCTWTGCTVRTSIKVRHYIPDAVVSSYSNTGENPWTEMRAMSTPNPTARAGGDGTTNHDNENNLAKFKNADVIGHPGGQVFSQFASLSGYACEGAGTAFMPYLLSTLDTIAWRYNVPEAVYPEALIPGMREIGARTSLNLWGAVYPRGGFLHQTDDHKSGAVVAQRAGDVVTRRGQLHVYQPLLANSRDGYWPAGALVESDASTGKWQELTPRLSSSCAVFPNSGPLTQAQQGDYAWALWRPYSCCQRRGQVFLGSVDFN; encoded by the coding sequence ATGAAGACCCGCATTCCCCGCCGACTGCGGATCTCTGCCGCTGCTGCGCTGCTCTGTGGCGCCACTTCGAGCTTCGCGCTCAACACCGCGACCATCGTGTCCTCGACGCTCTCGCCCGACTGCCTGGAGTACCGGGTGGTCGGCATCTGCTACTGGCTCTACTGCACCTGGACAGGATGCACTGTACGCACCTCGATCAAGGTGCGGCACTACATTCCCGACGCGGTGGTGTCCAGCTACTCCAACACGGGCGAGAACCCCTGGACCGAGATGCGTGCGATGAGCACGCCCAACCCGACTGCGCGGGCCGGCGGAGATGGCACGACCAACCACGACAACGAGAACAACCTGGCCAAGTTCAAGAACGCCGATGTCATCGGCCATCCTGGCGGCCAGGTATTCAGCCAGTTCGCGAGCTTGTCGGGCTACGCGTGCGAGGGCGCAGGCACGGCATTCATGCCCTACCTGCTCAGCACGCTGGACACCATCGCGTGGCGTTACAACGTGCCGGAAGCCGTGTACCCCGAAGCGCTGATTCCCGGCATGCGCGAGATCGGAGCTCGCACCAGCCTAAACCTCTGGGGAGCGGTCTACCCCCGGGGCGGCTTCCTGCACCAGACCGACGACCATAAGTCCGGCGCCGTCGTTGCACAGCGCGCCGGTGATGTCGTCACCCGCCGCGGCCAACTGCACGTCTACCAACCCCTCCTCGCCAACAGCCGCGATGGCTACTGGCCGGCCGGGGCACTGGTGGAAAGCGACGCCTCGACCGGTAAGTGGCAGGAACTGACGCCGCGCCTGTCTTCGTCTTGCGCGGTGTTCCCGAATAGCGGTCCGCTTACCCAAGCCCAGCAAGGCGATTACGCCTGGGCGCTGTGGCGCCCCTACAGCTGCTGCCAGCGTCGGGGCCAGGTGTTCCTTGGCAGCGTCGACTTCAACTAA
- a CDS encoding TIGR03757 family integrating conjugative element protein — MRNLILLLGLALLVSGAASAQEVWVVTDSSHRVTGKATVHRLIELDMPQHFEAELAAQLPSDPQRAAVLVQQRLKQGGQPLQKRMRDAYQGVADAWSLGITTLPAVVVDQRYVVYGESDLDKALARVAQHRKDKP; from the coding sequence ATGCGAAATCTCATTCTCCTGCTCGGTCTTGCGCTACTGGTCTCAGGCGCGGCGAGCGCCCAGGAGGTCTGGGTTGTCACCGATTCGAGCCATCGCGTGACCGGTAAGGCCACCGTCCACCGCCTCATCGAGCTGGACATGCCGCAGCACTTCGAGGCTGAGTTGGCCGCGCAGTTGCCGAGCGATCCGCAGCGCGCCGCCGTGCTGGTCCAACAGCGCCTAAAGCAGGGCGGCCAGCCCCTGCAGAAGCGCATGCGTGACGCCTACCAAGGCGTGGCCGACGCCTGGAGCCTTGGAATTACCACACTCCCGGCCGTCGTCGTGGACCAGCGTTACGTGGTCTACGGCGAGTCCGACCTCGACAAGGCCTTGGCACGCGTCGCACAACACCGCAAGGACAAGCCATGA